From Candidatus Pedobacter colombiensis, one genomic window encodes:
- a CDS encoding nicotinamide mononucleotide adenylyltransferase, whose amino-acid sequence MEREILDTKRKALKINLNPRIYGTFAEIGAGQEVARNFFTAGAASGTVAKTMSAYDMTFSDVIYGAETSGRYVSESRLLKMLGHEFSLLTERLSGEKYEDRTFFAFADTVTTLNYNKSNDPHGWIGIRFQAEPGGEPNEIFFHVRLLDTDAALQQNVLGIIGVNLVYAAFYFNQDPKTMIESLADNLTVGSVEIDLISVNGPVFKGINNILLNLYLIVKDFSDAAIFDSKGKPCLPKDLLYKKDIMILRTKYAQKSNPNFSMLNKAVDQFVITENVKEDNLSVLIEVLMSNVLSSNDEAPDSIDLRAVAKRAEEMCNTGNLVIVSNFARHNKLAKYLDRCRPKSVGISTNINNLKFVFNSTNFGENYTSQLLSYVSDMFSKNVKLFAYPYLDKKTSQVITSANMPVTADARPLFDFLIINGYITDIKEYSESDVKTV is encoded by the coding sequence ATGGAAAGAGAAATTCTTGATACCAAGCGTAAAGCTTTAAAGATTAACTTAAACCCTAGAATTTACGGGACCTTTGCAGAAATAGGGGCAGGACAGGAGGTGGCTCGTAACTTTTTTACTGCGGGTGCTGCATCGGGTACTGTAGCAAAAACCATGTCGGCCTATGACATGACTTTTAGCGATGTAATTTATGGTGCCGAAACTTCAGGAAGGTATGTAAGTGAGTCGAGGTTATTGAAAATGCTGGGTCATGAGTTCAGTTTATTAACCGAGCGCTTAAGTGGCGAGAAATATGAAGACCGTACCTTTTTCGCTTTTGCTGATACCGTTACTACTTTAAACTATAATAAATCTAATGATCCACATGGCTGGATCGGTATTCGTTTCCAGGCCGAGCCGGGAGGGGAGCCTAACGAAATATTTTTCCACGTACGTTTACTCGATACCGATGCTGCATTGCAGCAAAATGTATTGGGTATTATAGGTGTAAACCTGGTTTATGCTGCTTTTTATTTTAATCAGGATCCTAAAACGATGATTGAGTCTCTGGCAGATAACCTTACTGTAGGTTCTGTGGAGATTGATTTGATCTCTGTTAACGGGCCGGTATTTAAGGGGATAAACAATATCCTGTTAAACTTATACCTGATTGTTAAAGACTTCTCTGATGCGGCTATATTTGATTCTAAGGGTAAACCTTGCTTACCCAAAGACCTGTTGTACAAGAAAGATATTATGATTTTGCGAACCAAATATGCGCAGAAATCAAATCCCAATTTTAGCATGTTAAACAAAGCGGTGGATCAGTTTGTCATTACCGAGAATGTTAAAGAGGATAACCTGAGTGTATTGATCGAGGTACTGATGTCGAATGTGCTGAGCTCCAATGATGAGGCACCCGACAGTATTGACCTCAGAGCTGTCGCTAAGAGGGCCGAAGAAATGTGCAATACAGGGAACCTGGTTATTGTATCCAATTTTGCAAGGCACAATAAGCTGGCTAAATACCTGGATCGTTGCCGACCTAAAAGTGTGGGGATATCTACTAACATTAACAACTTAAAATTCGTATTCAATTCCACCAATTTCGGCGAGAATTATACCAGTCAGCTGTTGAGTTATGTGAGTGATATGTTTAGTAAAAACGTAAAACTTTTTGCCTACCCATACCTGGATAAAAAAACCAGTCAGGTTATTACCAGTGCAAACATGCCGGTAACTGCTGATGCCAGGCCGTTGTTCGACTTCTTAATTATCAACGGTTATATTACCGATATTAAGGAGTATAGTGAGAGCGATGTAAAGACAGTTTAA
- a CDS encoding GNAT family N-acetyltransferase — MEIQEQGFIFSDDKLKLDPIAIHHYLSTQSYWAKDIPMQIVKTSIENSLCFGIYKETKQIGFARWITDKATFAYLADVYVEEAYRGQGLSKKLMSFMLFHKDLQGLRRYMLGTLDAHGLYAQFGFKAIEHPERLMGITIPDPYKKSD; from the coding sequence ATGGAAATTCAAGAACAGGGATTTATCTTTTCCGATGATAAACTGAAACTTGATCCAATAGCCATCCATCATTATTTAAGTACACAATCGTACTGGGCAAAGGACATTCCAATGCAAATTGTTAAAACTTCCATTGAGAATTCCCTTTGCTTTGGGATTTATAAGGAAACCAAACAGATAGGTTTTGCCCGTTGGATCACAGATAAAGCTACTTTCGCCTACCTCGCAGACGTATATGTAGAAGAAGCATATCGTGGCCAGGGTCTATCTAAAAAACTAATGTCCTTTATGCTATTTCACAAAGACCTACAGGGATTGAGAAGATATATGCTGGGTACATTAGACGCACACGGGCTATATGCTCAATTTGGGTTTAAAGCGATAGAACATCCTGAAAGACTAATGGGCATTACAATTCCTGATCCTTATAAAAAATCGGATTAA
- a CDS encoding YajQ family cyclic di-GMP-binding protein, which translates to MPTFDIVSKVDAQTLDNAMNNAKKEILNRYDFSTSKSTIDHDKKTNVITIVTEDDMRLKAIQDAIISRMVKQNLDSNSLDFGKEVYASGNMIRKEISIKEGIDKETAKKIVAKIKASGLKVQASMMEDQVRVQSKSIDDLQGVIALCKKEDFGQPLQFINMRN; encoded by the coding sequence ATGCCCACTTTCGATATAGTAAGCAAAGTAGACGCGCAAACACTTGATAATGCGATGAATAATGCTAAAAAAGAAATCCTGAACCGCTATGATTTCAGTACCTCTAAAAGCACTATTGATCACGATAAAAAAACAAATGTGATTACCATTGTTACGGAAGATGACATGCGTTTAAAGGCCATTCAAGATGCCATTATTTCGCGTATGGTGAAACAGAATCTGGATTCAAACAGCCTTGATTTTGGCAAGGAAGTATATGCTTCCGGCAATATGATCAGGAAAGAAATATCCATTAAAGAGGGCATTGACAAAGAAACCGCTAAAAAAATCGTTGCTAAAATAAAAGCAAGTGGTTTAAAAGTACAGGCTTCAATGATGGAAGATCAGGTACGGGTACAAAGCAAAAGCATTGATGACCTTCAAGGCGTAATTGCACTGTGTAAAAAAGAAGATTTTGGACAGCCTTTACAATTTATTAATATGCGCAACTAA
- the ppk1 gene encoding polyphosphate kinase 1 → MTKKKAPFLNREISWLYFNERVLQEAADDTVPLIERIKFLSIFSSNLEEFYRVRVATLSRLANLNDKAKALLGFNPKKVLNEIKNIVVKQERKFEQLFKATLINELAQNRIFILNDTQLNVARGQFVRDHFRDKILSNLVPIMIDLDRPFPELKNRYLYFFVRLSRNTANKNEKYALIELPPDLPRFLVLPETNGLKFIILAEDIIKYCLDDIFYVFNYDNMEAYSIQLTRDAELDIDKNVSDKFIEELKASLDKRKKGKPMRLLYDTEMPFEMLTVLINKMKIEAESLIPGNQYHRFGDFIAFPNVGSPNLEYKPNVPLKVHGLHRTESIFNKLQEKDYLINLPYQSYDYIILFLREAAIDPKVTEINITLYRLAENSRVINALINAAKNGKKVNCLVELKARFDERANIAWTGRLEEEGVTVNYGLTNYKVHSKICLVKRMEKGRAVYYANLATGNFNEKTARLYCDHSIFTAKKEITADLVKLFKALNKKTVIMGFKHLIVSPLESRDKFYQLIDREIKFAKQGKPAYMILKVNSLADEGIVEKLYEASNAGVIIKLIVRGICTLVPGIKDFSANITVISIVDKFLEHARVFIYGNNGKEEMFLSSADLMSRNFEHRVEVGFPVLDKDAKQEIRDIIEFQLQDNVKARDITRLNNNKYHKNNLKTKIRAQVQTYNYLKNKHH, encoded by the coding sequence ATGACGAAGAAAAAGGCTCCATTTCTAAACAGAGAGATCAGTTGGTTGTACTTTAATGAACGGGTTTTACAGGAGGCTGCCGATGATACTGTTCCTTTAATAGAACGAATAAAGTTTTTATCTATCTTCTCTTCTAACCTGGAGGAGTTTTATAGAGTAAGAGTAGCTACGTTAAGTCGACTGGCTAATCTTAACGATAAAGCCAAAGCCTTGCTGGGTTTTAACCCTAAAAAAGTATTAAATGAAATCAAAAATATCGTTGTAAAGCAAGAACGTAAGTTTGAGCAATTATTTAAAGCAACACTGATCAATGAACTGGCCCAAAACCGGATCTTTATATTAAACGATACCCAGTTAAACGTTGCTCGCGGACAATTTGTAAGAGACCATTTCAGAGATAAAATTCTTTCTAACCTGGTTCCCATCATGATAGATCTGGACAGGCCCTTTCCGGAGCTTAAAAACAGGTATCTGTATTTTTTTGTACGTCTTTCAAGAAATACAGCCAATAAGAACGAAAAGTATGCACTTATCGAGTTGCCGCCTGATTTGCCCAGATTTTTGGTACTGCCCGAAACGAATGGCTTAAAATTCATTATCCTTGCCGAAGACATCATCAAATACTGCCTGGACGATATCTTTTATGTTTTCAATTACGACAACATGGAAGCCTATTCCATACAGCTTACGCGTGACGCCGAACTGGATATTGATAAAAATGTAAGCGATAAATTTATAGAAGAACTAAAAGCGAGTCTCGATAAACGTAAAAAGGGAAAGCCTATGCGTTTATTGTACGATACGGAAATGCCTTTTGAAATGCTGACAGTGTTGATCAATAAAATGAAAATTGAGGCCGAAAGTCTTATTCCGGGTAATCAGTATCATCGCTTTGGGGATTTTATAGCTTTCCCAAATGTGGGTAGTCCCAATCTGGAATATAAGCCGAATGTACCTCTAAAAGTGCATGGTTTGCACCGTACCGAAAGTATTTTTAATAAGCTTCAGGAAAAGGATTATTTAATTAATCTACCTTATCAATCATACGATTACATCATTCTTTTCCTTCGCGAGGCAGCGATTGATCCAAAGGTTACAGAAATCAACATCACCTTGTACAGGTTGGCCGAGAATTCGAGAGTTATCAATGCTTTGATCAATGCCGCTAAAAATGGCAAAAAGGTCAATTGTTTGGTCGAGCTAAAAGCGCGTTTTGATGAGAGGGCCAATATTGCCTGGACTGGCCGACTAGAGGAAGAGGGTGTAACTGTAAATTATGGGTTAACAAATTATAAAGTTCACTCTAAAATTTGCCTTGTAAAAAGAATGGAAAAGGGCAGGGCAGTATATTATGCTAATCTGGCGACAGGTAACTTTAACGAAAAAACGGCAAGGCTTTATTGCGATCATAGTATTTTTACTGCTAAGAAGGAAATCACCGCTGATCTGGTTAAGCTCTTTAAAGCTTTGAATAAAAAGACTGTCATCATGGGATTTAAGCATTTGATTGTTTCACCCCTCGAATCCAGAGATAAGTTTTATCAACTGATAGACCGTGAGATCAAGTTTGCCAAACAAGGAAAACCGGCCTATATGATCTTAAAAGTAAACAGTCTGGCGGATGAAGGCATTGTTGAAAAGCTGTATGAGGCAAGCAATGCAGGTGTAATCATTAAACTTATTGTCCGTGGTATTTGTACCCTTGTTCCCGGTATTAAAGATTTTAGTGCCAATATTACGGTCATCAGCATTGTTGATAAGTTTCTGGAACATGCCCGCGTATTTATTTATGGCAATAATGGCAAGGAAGAAATGTTTCTTTCTTCGGCCGATTTAATGAGCCGTAATTTTGAGCATCGGGTGGAGGTTGGTTTTCCGGTACTTGATAAAGATGCAAAGCAGGAAATCAGAGACATTATAGAGTTTCAATTACAGGATAATGTAAAAGCAAGGGATATTACCCGCTTAAACAACAATAAATACCACAAAAATAACCTGAAAACAAAAATCAGGGCACAGGTACAAACCTACAATTACTTAAAAAATAAACACCACTAA
- a CDS encoding exopolyphosphatase, with the protein MLRYAAIDIGSNAVRLLIADISKNENGFSFKKNTLVRVPLRLGDDAFLDRRISDRKVEELLKTMSAFKNLMDVYHVSEYLACATSAMREAENGADIIKQVKQLTDVDLEIIEGQREANIIYANHIEENLDIKKSYLYIDVGGGSTELSVFVNRVPVASKSFDIGTIRILDNKDKDETWEEMRNWVKENTKALKNLAGIGTGGNINKLFRMSDEKEGMPLSFLKLKSLYNQLNSHSLKERISVFGLNPDRADVIIPACEIYITLLKWTGIKQIYVPKVGLADGIISLLIEENLIGK; encoded by the coding sequence ATGTTAAGATACGCTGCCATAGATATCGGTTCAAATGCGGTTAGATTATTAATTGCTGACATCTCTAAGAATGAAAACGGTTTTTCTTTTAAAAAGAATACCCTCGTTAGGGTTCCGTTACGATTAGGGGATGATGCTTTTTTAGATCGTCGCATTTCCGATCGTAAAGTTGAAGAGCTACTGAAAACCATGTCAGCCTTTAAAAATCTGATGGACGTATACCATGTTTCTGAATACTTGGCTTGTGCCACTTCGGCGATGCGTGAAGCGGAAAATGGTGCCGATATTATTAAACAAGTTAAGCAATTAACTGATGTAGATCTGGAGATTATCGAGGGTCAAAGGGAAGCCAATATCATTTATGCCAATCACATCGAAGAAAATCTGGATATCAAAAAAAGCTATTTGTACATCGATGTTGGTGGGGGTAGTACGGAACTTTCTGTTTTTGTAAACAGGGTGCCGGTTGCTTCTAAATCATTTGACATTGGAACTATACGGATCCTTGATAACAAGGATAAAGATGAGACCTGGGAGGAGATGAGAAACTGGGTAAAAGAAAACACCAAAGCCTTAAAAAATCTTGCCGGTATTGGTACCGGGGGCAACATCAACAAACTTTTCCGGATGTCGGACGAGAAGGAGGGGATGCCTTTATCTTTCTTAAAATTAAAATCGCTTTACAACCAGCTCAATTCGCATTCTCTTAAAGAGCGGATCAGTGTTTTTGGTTTAAATCCAGATCGGGCGGATGTAATTATACCGGCTTGCGAAATTTATATTACGTTATTAAAGTGGACTGGTATCAAGCAGATCTATGTTCCTAAAGTAGGCCTTGCCGATGGGATCATCAGCCTGCTGATCGAGGAAAATCTTATAGGTAAATAA
- a CDS encoding 4'-phosphopantetheinyl transferase superfamily protein produces the protein MVGNDIVDLSQASKESNWKRTGYLEKIFTVAERFLIHIAKDPDLMVWLMWTMKESAYKAHTKEVKTITFAPTLISCNNMIIHQKTATGDVLYQGKRYYTQSSISRAYIHTIAATKTAILNSLQLKISDYDNSDYSYRSTNPASVSHHGNYLALIYL, from the coding sequence TTGGTAGGGAATGACATTGTTGATTTGAGCCAGGCCTCAAAAGAAAGCAACTGGAAAAGGACAGGGTACCTGGAGAAAATATTCACCGTAGCCGAGCGTTTTCTGATCCACATCGCAAAAGACCCGGATCTAATGGTATGGTTAATGTGGACAATGAAAGAGTCTGCCTATAAAGCACATACAAAGGAAGTAAAAACAATAACCTTTGCCCCTACCTTAATCAGCTGTAACAACATGATTATACATCAAAAAACAGCTACCGGAGATGTGCTTTACCAAGGTAAAAGATATTACACGCAAAGCTCCATATCCAGGGCATACATTCATACCATAGCAGCAACAAAAACAGCTATACTAAACAGTTTACAGCTTAAAATAAGTGATTATGACAATTCAGACTACTCGTACAGAAGCACCAATCCTGCTTCTGTAAGTCACCATGGCAATTACCTCGCCCTTATTTACCTATAA
- a CDS encoding phosphopantetheine-binding protein — MEREELVAKLKEIVAPYTHDKEALTTISPSTDFIKDLKINSANLVDVILDVEEEFDIEIDNLEMARMLNVNATISIIEDKLKALGRE; from the coding sequence ATGGAGAGAGAAGAACTCGTAGCAAAATTGAAAGAAATTGTTGCTCCTTATACCCATGACAAAGAAGCTTTAACAACCATTAGTCCGTCAACAGATTTCATTAAAGACCTTAAAATTAATTCAGCCAACCTGGTAGATGTAATTTTGGATGTGGAAGAAGAGTTTGACATTGAAATTGATAATTTGGAGATGGCGCGAATGCTAAATGTAAATGCAACCATATCAATTATCGAAGATAAACTGAAAGCACTTGGTAGGGAATGA
- a CDS encoding beta-ketoacyl-[acyl-carrier-protein] synthase family protein: MAKRVVITGMGVVAPNGVGLTAFTKAIKQGVSGIKHDPELERLQFSCQIAGKPKLSDELIAKYLTDLERRNFNSSGILYGIIAGMDAWQDANLPISNADDADWESGTIFGTGTSGIDKFREAIYKVDDLQVRKLGSTVVVQTMVSGISAYLGGKLGLGNQVSSNSSACTTGAESILMAYDRIKSGQATRMLAGSTSDSGPYIWGGFDAMKVCTFKHNHEPEKGSRPMSASASGFVPGSGAGALVLESLDSALARGANIYAEILGGNINSGGQRGSGSMTAPNAVAVQRCIQAALHSSGITADAVDVINGHLTATSKDALEIQNWAAALNRNAKNFPYVNSLKAMIGHCLSAAGSIECIASVLQLQHGFIFPSVNCEDLNPEIAQLINKNKCSQQIIHQNIDILAKASFGFGDVNACIIFKKY, encoded by the coding sequence ATGGCTAAACGTGTAGTCATAACCGGTATGGGTGTTGTAGCACCAAATGGAGTTGGCTTAACTGCATTTACGAAAGCTATTAAACAAGGCGTATCGGGTATTAAACACGATCCGGAATTAGAAAGACTACAGTTTTCCTGCCAGATTGCAGGAAAACCGAAACTATCCGATGAGCTGATTGCCAAATATCTAACCGATTTAGAACGCAGAAATTTTAACAGTAGTGGAATCCTGTATGGAATTATCGCCGGCATGGATGCCTGGCAGGATGCCAACCTGCCAATCTCCAATGCAGATGATGCCGACTGGGAAAGCGGAACCATATTTGGCACCGGCACGTCGGGCATTGACAAATTTAGGGAGGCCATTTACAAAGTTGACGACCTGCAGGTACGCAAATTGGGCAGTACAGTGGTGGTACAAACCATGGTCAGCGGCATTAGTGCTTACCTGGGTGGTAAGCTTGGCCTGGGTAACCAGGTAAGCAGCAACTCATCGGCCTGTACAACGGGTGCTGAAAGCATTTTAATGGCTTATGACCGCATTAAAAGCGGTCAGGCAACCAGAATGCTTGCAGGCAGCACAAGTGACAGTGGCCCTTATATATGGGGTGGCTTTGATGCCATGAAAGTTTGTACATTTAAACACAACCACGAACCTGAAAAGGGATCAAGACCAATGAGTGCCAGCGCCAGTGGCTTTGTACCGGGCAGTGGCGCAGGAGCTTTAGTCTTAGAGTCGCTGGATAGTGCCCTGGCCCGAGGAGCCAATATCTATGCAGAAATATTAGGAGGCAATATCAATTCGGGCGGACAGCGGGGCAGCGGTAGCATGACAGCGCCGAATGCGGTTGCTGTGCAACGTTGTATACAAGCTGCATTACACAGCTCTGGCATCACTGCTGATGCTGTAGATGTCATTAACGGGCACCTTACGGCCACAAGTAAAGATGCACTCGAAATACAAAATTGGGCCGCTGCCTTAAATCGCAATGCTAAAAATTTTCCCTACGTCAACAGCTTAAAAGCAATGATTGGGCACTGTTTAAGTGCTGCCGGAAGCATTGAATGTATAGCATCGGTATTGCAGTTACAACATGGCTTTATTTTCCCTTCGGTAAATTGCGAAGACCTAAACCCTGAAATAGCTCAACTGATAAATAAAAATAAGTGTTCACAGCAAATAATTCATCAAAACATTGATATATTAGCTAAAGCAAGCTTTGGTTTTGGTGATGTTAACGCCTGCATTATCTTTAAAAAGTACTAA
- a CDS encoding beta-hydroxyacyl-ACP dehydratase: protein MNKTEILAHLPYTKPFLFVDDLEEIDENGVKGSYTFDADLDFYKGHFKDHPVTPGVILTETMAQIGLVCLGIYLSGSAEGGMPGHVMLTSTAIDFMKPVFPGEKVTVTAQKVYFRFKKLNCTVQMTNAAGEVVCKGTIAGMVTNKMNG, encoded by the coding sequence ATGAACAAAACAGAGATCTTAGCGCACTTACCTTACACGAAACCATTTTTATTTGTAGATGACCTGGAAGAGATTGACGAAAACGGTGTTAAAGGCTCTTACACTTTCGATGCAGATCTTGATTTTTATAAAGGTCATTTTAAAGACCATCCCGTAACACCAGGTGTAATTTTAACCGAAACCATGGCCCAAATTGGTTTGGTTTGTCTGGGTATATATTTATCAGGAAGTGCTGAGGGTGGTATGCCCGGCCATGTGATGCTAACATCAACGGCTATAGATTTTATGAAACCTGTTTTTCCGGGAGAAAAAGTAACGGTAACCGCACAAAAAGTATATTTCCGTTTTAAAAAGCTGAATTGTACAGTACAAATGACCAATGCGGCCGGAGAAGTAGTTTGCAAAGGGACAATTGCCGGAATGGTAACCAATAAAATGAATGGCTAA
- a CDS encoding type III polyketide synthase translates to MSVKIKTVSKLTPQYSRSTADILPYLDIWLKDQEPRFIKKVKKIFEQAAVDKRYSIMPPEEVFRQSSFEEKNNIYIREGIKLGTSCLQQAMEKAGWQPHELDYIITVSCTGIMIPSMDAYLINALNLRQDIVRLPVTEMGCAAGVSGIIYAKNFLKANPGKRAAVIAVESPTATFQLDDFSMVNIVSAAIFGDGAACVLLSSEEKDEGPEIIAEEMYHFYNAIPMMGFNLTNGGLQMVLDVSVPENIQEHFPDIIHPFLEKKGLKIENINHLIFHPGGKKIIDTVEVLFGKLGKNINETKNILREYGNMSSATVLYVLERYMEEPLGTGELGLMLSFGPGFSAQRVLLKW, encoded by the coding sequence ATGAGCGTAAAAATCAAGACTGTTTCCAAACTGACCCCGCAATATTCGAGAAGTACAGCAGATATACTTCCCTATCTGGATATCTGGTTAAAAGATCAGGAGCCTCGTTTTATAAAAAAAGTAAAAAAAATATTTGAGCAGGCGGCCGTCGATAAAAGGTATTCCATCATGCCACCGGAGGAGGTATTTCGCCAGTCCTCATTTGAAGAAAAAAACAACATTTACATCAGAGAAGGAATTAAATTGGGGACCTCCTGCCTGCAACAAGCTATGGAAAAAGCAGGATGGCAGCCACACGAACTAGATTATATCATTACGGTAAGCTGTACAGGCATCATGATTCCTTCCATGGATGCTTACCTGATCAATGCTTTAAACCTACGACAAGACATTGTACGGCTTCCGGTAACAGAGATGGGCTGCGCAGCAGGAGTTTCAGGGATCATCTATGCCAAAAACTTTTTAAAAGCAAATCCAGGCAAACGCGCCGCTGTTATTGCCGTAGAATCACCTACGGCTACTTTTCAGCTTGATGATTTTTCGATGGTTAACATAGTAAGTGCAGCGATTTTTGGAGATGGAGCTGCATGTGTTTTGCTCTCCTCCGAAGAAAAAGATGAGGGTCCGGAAATCATTGCTGAAGAAATGTATCATTTTTATAATGCCATACCGATGATGGGCTTTAACTTAACCAACGGGGGCCTGCAAATGGTACTAGATGTATCAGTACCCGAAAATATTCAAGAGCACTTCCCGGATATCATCCACCCTTTTTTGGAAAAAAAAGGATTGAAGATTGAAAATATTAATCATTTAATATTTCATCCAGGTGGAAAGAAAATTATTGACACAGTTGAAGTGTTATTTGGTAAATTAGGCAAAAATATAAACGAGACTAAAAACATTTTAAGGGAATACGGAAATATGTCGAGCGCAACGGTATTGTACGTACTGGAGCGCTATATGGAGGAGCCACTGGGAACTGGAGAGCTAGGTCTGATGCTGAGCTTTGGACCAGGGTTTTCGGCGCAAAGAGTATTATTGAAATGGTAA
- a CDS encoding methyltransferase domain-containing protein translates to MLVDTSRRSDDPELMDDFLLEGEVLRKALDKIASINRLLGGNKVTLQGVEWLLKSKSSDTVEITILDVGCGNGDMLRALSNYARKKKLNLKLVGMDANYFTIKHAEQLSANYPDISYVCANIFEEIKQERLYDVILCTLTLHHFKDDEIKTLMSGLKEQSALGIVVNDLHRNVLAYYLFTALCFVFRLNHMSRNDGLVSILRGFKRQELHDFSKQLSFNNYVLKWKWAFRYQWIIRTI, encoded by the coding sequence ATGTTAGTAGATACCAGCCGCAGAAGCGATGATCCTGAATTGATGGACGACTTTTTATTGGAAGGAGAAGTATTAAGAAAAGCGCTAGACAAAATTGCCAGCATAAATAGGTTATTGGGCGGTAACAAAGTTACCTTGCAAGGAGTAGAATGGTTGCTTAAATCTAAATCATCGGATACAGTTGAAATCACCATTTTGGATGTAGGTTGTGGAAACGGTGATATGTTAAGGGCCTTATCAAACTATGCCAGAAAAAAAAAGCTGAACTTGAAACTGGTTGGGATGGACGCCAACTATTTTACCATTAAGCATGCAGAACAATTATCGGCCAATTATCCAGATATCAGTTATGTGTGCGCAAATATTTTCGAAGAAATTAAACAAGAAAGGCTTTATGATGTTATCCTTTGTACTTTGACATTACATCATTTTAAAGATGACGAGATCAAAACACTTATGAGTGGCTTAAAAGAACAATCGGCATTGGGAATTGTGGTAAATGATCTGCACAGAAATGTACTGGCTTATTACCTTTTTACAGCCCTTTGTTTTGTTTTCAGACTCAATCATATGTCGCGGAATGACGGATTGGTATCTATATTAAGAGGTTTTAAAAGACAGGAACTCCACGACTTTTCTAAACAGTTAAGCTTTAACAATTACGTCCTTAAATGGAAATGGGCGTTCCGTTACCAATGGATAATCCGGACGATATGA
- a CDS encoding NAD(P)/FAD-dependent oxidoreductase codes for MIETPGYKNVIIIVGGGLAGLACALHLRKAGFEVTLIEKSTYPHHKVCGEYISNEVLPYLQWLDADPLTLDPPLIKKLIISSNSGKIIACDLPLGGFGLSRFELDNLLYKKALQNGCTLITDRVTDITFNNNKFEVNTDTHGVLNSDIVIGAYGKRSAIDQKLARPFILKKSPWLAVKAHYNGDFPDDLVALHNFKGGYCGVSKVEHNRINICYLADYNSFKAYKNLHDFQENVLCKNPHLHKIFDNSTSLFEHPLTISQISFEKKEAIYEHALMIGDSAGLIHPLCGNGMAMAIHSAKFCAELTINYLNGNIPNRTLLEQEYVKAWNRHFKKRLLMGNFLSEMIRKEKLFGPMQRLLISFPSALPLIVKMTHGKPIVC; via the coding sequence ATGATAGAAACCCCCGGATATAAAAATGTTATCATAATTGTGGGAGGAGGCTTGGCCGGACTAGCCTGTGCACTCCATTTACGAAAAGCAGGTTTTGAAGTTACTTTAATCGAAAAAAGCACTTATCCACACCATAAAGTATGTGGCGAATACATCTCTAATGAAGTACTACCCTATTTACAATGGCTGGATGCAGATCCATTGACACTAGATCCACCCCTCATCAAAAAACTCATTATCTCATCAAATTCGGGTAAAATCATTGCCTGCGATTTACCCTTGGGTGGTTTTGGTTTAAGCCGGTTTGAACTGGACAATTTACTATACAAAAAGGCCCTGCAAAATGGATGTACTCTAATTACAGATCGTGTTACTGACATTACTTTTAACAACAATAAATTTGAAGTAAACACTGATACTCATGGTGTGCTAAACAGCGATATTGTAATCGGAGCCTATGGAAAAAGGTCGGCTATAGATCAGAAACTCGCCCGTCCTTTTATATTAAAAAAATCCCCATGGCTGGCTGTAAAAGCCCATTATAATGGCGATTTTCCTGACGATCTGGTAGCGCTTCATAATTTTAAGGGCGGCTATTGTGGCGTATCAAAAGTAGAACACAATCGCATCAATATATGCTACCTGGCAGATTACAATAGTTTTAAAGCCTATAAAAACCTCCATGATTTCCAGGAAAATGTGCTTTGTAAAAACCCACATCTACATAAAATATTTGACAATAGCACTTCGCTATTCGAGCATCCACTTACCATAAGCCAAATTTCATTTGAGAAAAAAGAAGCGATATATGAACACGCTTTAATGATTGGCGATTCTGCAGGCTTGATCCATCCACTTTGCGGTAATGGCATGGCAATGGCTATTCACAGTGCAAAATTTTGTGCAGAGCTTACCATAAATTACTTAAATGGTAATATCCCTAACAGGACTTTACTGGAACAAGAATATGTGAAGGCATGGAACCGCCACTTTAAAAAACGTCTGCTGATGGGTAATTTTTTATCAGAAATGATCAGAAAAGAAAAACTTTTTGGGCCAATGCAGCGTCTATTGATTAGCTTCCCCTCGGCGCTACCTCTAATCGTTAAAATGACACATGGAAAACCTATCGTATGTTAG